A window of Ranitomeya variabilis isolate aRanVar5 chromosome 2, aRanVar5.hap1, whole genome shotgun sequence contains these coding sequences:
- the LRP3 gene encoding low-density lipoprotein receptor-related protein 3 isoform X2, which produces MHSTARLDFLHHISVICFVNALGWVDSTIPFTAACSGELEQHTERRGVIYSPAWPLNYPPTMNCSWFIQGDHGDVITISFKNFDIQDSHKCTIDWLLIGPSSKREGYKVCGSIIPPAFVSLRDHVWMFFHSDPFSSGQSQGFRLSYIRGKMGLTSCPTDEFLCGNGKCIPNTWRCNSVDECGDNSDEQNCTNPSTEIRTTLCPVGTFPCSSAHSTQCMSNELRCNSVKDCMSGADEENCPELTCGGKLSNFYGSFASPDLFRPDHSRSDLRCVWYVDTQDNRHVILQIDLLLGYSDYVKVYEGIGERSDRLLQTLSFRNNRHTVSAESANGQLTLSYHARPKSMGHGFNATYQVKGYCLPWEQPCGNDDICYSERQTCDGWWHCPNGKDEENCKPCQSNEYPCEGGSGLCYSYLDRCNNQKNCPDGSDEKNCFTCQPGNFHCGTNLCIFETWRCDGQEDCQDGSDEQNCLVIVPRKVITAALIGSLVCGLLLVIALGCAFKLYSLRSREYRAFETQMTRLEAEFVRREAPPSYGQLIAQGLIPPVEDFPAVSDSQVSMLQNIRTAMRRQMRRHSSRRASSRRRLGRLWNRLFHRPRARGQIPLLTSSLLSQARFGETDPGRGEDIWPSPVTPPETLNTETQTSSQEGDSSDSADHQVHPERGSAEQLPLNVLPQDHSDSRAEMETEMSDSENPCHGYFNPAIRENPGVRLGETSSAELLDAFYLRTHSHRPIKDPLRLPLKNSGHPDSSANVQNQGNEQPRSCASSCHDEPLGVYDHYEHTVLVPTPPTSHPLSESSTSDDESLLIC; this is translated from the exons TTAATGCACTTGGATGGGTAGATTCCACCATTCCATTTACAG CTGCGTGCAGCGGAGAACTGGAGCAACATACGGAACGGAGAGGCGTCATTTACAGTCCCGCATGGCCCCTGAACTACCCCCCTACCATGAACTGTAGCTGGTTTATTCAAGGAGACCACGGAGACGTCATAACAATTAG TTTTAAGAATTTTGATATTCAGGATTCTCACAAGTGCACTATTGACTGGTTACTGATCGGTCCGTCTTCTAAAAGGGAAGGATATAAAGTCTGCGGATCTATTATTCCCCCGGCCTTCGTTTCATTGCGGGATCATGTTTGGATGTTCTTTCATTCCGATCCCTTCAGTTCCGGGCAGTCTCAGGGATTTCGGCTGTCGTACATAAGAG GAAAAATGGGGCTAACGTCGTGTCCGACCGATGAGTTTCTCTGCGGGAATGGGAAGTGTATCCCGAATACTTGGCGGTGCAACTCCGTAGATGAATGTGGAGATAACTCGGATGAACAGAACTGTACGAACCCTTCCACCGAGATACGGACCACCCTGTGTCCTGTGGGAACGTTCCCCTGCAGCTCGGCTCACTCCACGCAATGTATGTCTAACGAATTGAGGTGCAACTCGGTAAAAGACTGCATGTCCGGCGCCGATGAAGAGAATTGTCCCGAACTTACCTGCGGCGGAAAACTCAGCAACTTCTATGGCTCTTTTGCTTCACCAGACTTATTCCGCCCAGATCACAGCCGGTCGGATCTTCGTTGTGTTTGGTACGTAGACACTCAAGACAATCGCCACGTCATTCTTCAGATTGACCTGTTGCTGGGCTACAGCGATTACGTGAAAGTATACGAAGGGATCGGCGAGAGGAGCGATAGACTGTTGCAAACCCTCTCCTTCCGCAACAACCGCCACACGGTCAGTGCCGAGTCTGCCAATGGCCAGCTCACCCTGTCATACCACGCGCGACCGAAGAGCATGGGCCACGGTTTTAACGCCACTTACCAAGTTAAAGGCTACTGCCTGCCATGGGAGCAGCCCTGTGGAAATGATGATATCTGTTACTCGGAACGTCAGACTTGTGATGGTTGGTGGCACTGCCCCAACGGCAAAGACGAAGAAAACTGTAAACCCTGTCAAAGCAACGAGTATCCTTGCGAGGGAGGAAGCGGCTTGTGCTACTCTTACCTCGACCGCTGCAATAATCAGAAAAACTGCCCAGATGGCTCTGATGAAAAAAACTGCTTCACGTGCCAACCGGGGAATTTTCACTGTGGGACCAACTTGTGTATTTTCGAAACGTGGCGCTGCGACGGACAAGAAGATTGCCAGGACGGAAGCGATGAACAGAACTGCCTGGTGATTGTGCCTAGAAAGGTCATCACTGCTGCTTTGATTGGCAGCTTGGTGTGCGGTCTGCTCTTGGTCATCGCCTTGGGCTGCGCCTTCAAGCTATATTCTCTTCGAAGCCGGGAGTATAG ggcaTTTGAAACCCAAATGACCCGCTTAGAGGCGGAGTTTGTGAGACGCGAGGCTCCTCCTTCTTACGGGCAGCTCATTGCACAGGGGCTCATTCCTCCCGTTGAAGATTTTCCAGCTGTCAGTGACTCTCAA GTGTCCATGCTGCAAAACATCCGTACGGCAATGCGACGGCAGATGAGGCGACATTCTTCGAGAAGGGCTTCCTCCAGGAGACGTCTGGGAAGACTTTGGAACAGATTATTCCATCGTCCCCGAGCGAGGGGGCAAATCCCCCTCCTGACCTCATCACTCCTTTCTCAGGCTCGGTTCGGGGAGACAGACCCCGGTAGAGGTGAAGACATCTGGCCAAGCCCTGTGACCCCTCCGGAAACTTTAAACACCGAAACACAAACTTCTAGCCAAGAAGGAGACAGTTCTGATTCTGCGGACCACCAGGTGCATCCGGAACGGGGGTCTGCGGAGCAGCTTCCTCTAAATGTCCTGCCGCAGGATCACTCTGACTCTCGAGCAGAGATGGAGACAGAGATGTCAGACTCTGAAAACCCTTGCCATGGGTATTTCAATCCAGCCATAAGGGAAAACCCAGGAGTGAGACTCGGAGAGACGTCTTCGGCTGAACTCTTGGACGCGTTTTATTTAAGGACCCATAGCCATAGACCTATCAAGGACCCATTACGATTGCCTTTAAAAAACTCTGGCCACCCAGACAGCTCAGCGAATGTCCAAAATCAGGGGAACGAGCAGCCGCGGAGCTGTGCATCTTCTTGCCATGACGAGCCTTTGGGGGTCTATGACCATTATGAACACACAGTGTTGGTGCCAACGCCGCCGACCTCGCACCCCCTGTCGGAGAGCAGCACTAGTGACGACGAATCTTTATTAATTTGCTAA
- the LRP3 gene encoding low-density lipoprotein receptor-related protein 3 isoform X1: protein MHSTARLDFLHHISVICFVNALGWVDSTIPFTAAACSGELEQHTERRGVIYSPAWPLNYPPTMNCSWFIQGDHGDVITISFKNFDIQDSHKCTIDWLLIGPSSKREGYKVCGSIIPPAFVSLRDHVWMFFHSDPFSSGQSQGFRLSYIRGKMGLTSCPTDEFLCGNGKCIPNTWRCNSVDECGDNSDEQNCTNPSTEIRTTLCPVGTFPCSSAHSTQCMSNELRCNSVKDCMSGADEENCPELTCGGKLSNFYGSFASPDLFRPDHSRSDLRCVWYVDTQDNRHVILQIDLLLGYSDYVKVYEGIGERSDRLLQTLSFRNNRHTVSAESANGQLTLSYHARPKSMGHGFNATYQVKGYCLPWEQPCGNDDICYSERQTCDGWWHCPNGKDEENCKPCQSNEYPCEGGSGLCYSYLDRCNNQKNCPDGSDEKNCFTCQPGNFHCGTNLCIFETWRCDGQEDCQDGSDEQNCLVIVPRKVITAALIGSLVCGLLLVIALGCAFKLYSLRSREYRAFETQMTRLEAEFVRREAPPSYGQLIAQGLIPPVEDFPAVSDSQVSMLQNIRTAMRRQMRRHSSRRASSRRRLGRLWNRLFHRPRARGQIPLLTSSLLSQARFGETDPGRGEDIWPSPVTPPETLNTETQTSSQEGDSSDSADHQVHPERGSAEQLPLNVLPQDHSDSRAEMETEMSDSENPCHGYFNPAIRENPGVRLGETSSAELLDAFYLRTHSHRPIKDPLRLPLKNSGHPDSSANVQNQGNEQPRSCASSCHDEPLGVYDHYEHTVLVPTPPTSHPLSESSTSDDESLLIC from the exons TTAATGCACTTGGATGGGTAGATTCCACCATTCCATTTACAG CAGCTGCGTGCAGCGGAGAACTGGAGCAACATACGGAACGGAGAGGCGTCATTTACAGTCCCGCATGGCCCCTGAACTACCCCCCTACCATGAACTGTAGCTGGTTTATTCAAGGAGACCACGGAGACGTCATAACAATTAG TTTTAAGAATTTTGATATTCAGGATTCTCACAAGTGCACTATTGACTGGTTACTGATCGGTCCGTCTTCTAAAAGGGAAGGATATAAAGTCTGCGGATCTATTATTCCCCCGGCCTTCGTTTCATTGCGGGATCATGTTTGGATGTTCTTTCATTCCGATCCCTTCAGTTCCGGGCAGTCTCAGGGATTTCGGCTGTCGTACATAAGAG GAAAAATGGGGCTAACGTCGTGTCCGACCGATGAGTTTCTCTGCGGGAATGGGAAGTGTATCCCGAATACTTGGCGGTGCAACTCCGTAGATGAATGTGGAGATAACTCGGATGAACAGAACTGTACGAACCCTTCCACCGAGATACGGACCACCCTGTGTCCTGTGGGAACGTTCCCCTGCAGCTCGGCTCACTCCACGCAATGTATGTCTAACGAATTGAGGTGCAACTCGGTAAAAGACTGCATGTCCGGCGCCGATGAAGAGAATTGTCCCGAACTTACCTGCGGCGGAAAACTCAGCAACTTCTATGGCTCTTTTGCTTCACCAGACTTATTCCGCCCAGATCACAGCCGGTCGGATCTTCGTTGTGTTTGGTACGTAGACACTCAAGACAATCGCCACGTCATTCTTCAGATTGACCTGTTGCTGGGCTACAGCGATTACGTGAAAGTATACGAAGGGATCGGCGAGAGGAGCGATAGACTGTTGCAAACCCTCTCCTTCCGCAACAACCGCCACACGGTCAGTGCCGAGTCTGCCAATGGCCAGCTCACCCTGTCATACCACGCGCGACCGAAGAGCATGGGCCACGGTTTTAACGCCACTTACCAAGTTAAAGGCTACTGCCTGCCATGGGAGCAGCCCTGTGGAAATGATGATATCTGTTACTCGGAACGTCAGACTTGTGATGGTTGGTGGCACTGCCCCAACGGCAAAGACGAAGAAAACTGTAAACCCTGTCAAAGCAACGAGTATCCTTGCGAGGGAGGAAGCGGCTTGTGCTACTCTTACCTCGACCGCTGCAATAATCAGAAAAACTGCCCAGATGGCTCTGATGAAAAAAACTGCTTCACGTGCCAACCGGGGAATTTTCACTGTGGGACCAACTTGTGTATTTTCGAAACGTGGCGCTGCGACGGACAAGAAGATTGCCAGGACGGAAGCGATGAACAGAACTGCCTGGTGATTGTGCCTAGAAAGGTCATCACTGCTGCTTTGATTGGCAGCTTGGTGTGCGGTCTGCTCTTGGTCATCGCCTTGGGCTGCGCCTTCAAGCTATATTCTCTTCGAAGCCGGGAGTATAG ggcaTTTGAAACCCAAATGACCCGCTTAGAGGCGGAGTTTGTGAGACGCGAGGCTCCTCCTTCTTACGGGCAGCTCATTGCACAGGGGCTCATTCCTCCCGTTGAAGATTTTCCAGCTGTCAGTGACTCTCAA GTGTCCATGCTGCAAAACATCCGTACGGCAATGCGACGGCAGATGAGGCGACATTCTTCGAGAAGGGCTTCCTCCAGGAGACGTCTGGGAAGACTTTGGAACAGATTATTCCATCGTCCCCGAGCGAGGGGGCAAATCCCCCTCCTGACCTCATCACTCCTTTCTCAGGCTCGGTTCGGGGAGACAGACCCCGGTAGAGGTGAAGACATCTGGCCAAGCCCTGTGACCCCTCCGGAAACTTTAAACACCGAAACACAAACTTCTAGCCAAGAAGGAGACAGTTCTGATTCTGCGGACCACCAGGTGCATCCGGAACGGGGGTCTGCGGAGCAGCTTCCTCTAAATGTCCTGCCGCAGGATCACTCTGACTCTCGAGCAGAGATGGAGACAGAGATGTCAGACTCTGAAAACCCTTGCCATGGGTATTTCAATCCAGCCATAAGGGAAAACCCAGGAGTGAGACTCGGAGAGACGTCTTCGGCTGAACTCTTGGACGCGTTTTATTTAAGGACCCATAGCCATAGACCTATCAAGGACCCATTACGATTGCCTTTAAAAAACTCTGGCCACCCAGACAGCTCAGCGAATGTCCAAAATCAGGGGAACGAGCAGCCGCGGAGCTGTGCATCTTCTTGCCATGACGAGCCTTTGGGGGTCTATGACCATTATGAACACACAGTGTTGGTGCCAACGCCGCCGACCTCGCACCCCCTGTCGGAGAGCAGCACTAGTGACGACGAATCTTTATTAATTTGCTAA
- the LRP3 gene encoding low-density lipoprotein receptor-related protein 3 isoform X3: MGLTSCPTDEFLCGNGKCIPNTWRCNSVDECGDNSDEQNCTNPSTEIRTTLCPVGTFPCSSAHSTQCMSNELRCNSVKDCMSGADEENCPELTCGGKLSNFYGSFASPDLFRPDHSRSDLRCVWYVDTQDNRHVILQIDLLLGYSDYVKVYEGIGERSDRLLQTLSFRNNRHTVSAESANGQLTLSYHARPKSMGHGFNATYQVKGYCLPWEQPCGNDDICYSERQTCDGWWHCPNGKDEENCKPCQSNEYPCEGGSGLCYSYLDRCNNQKNCPDGSDEKNCFTCQPGNFHCGTNLCIFETWRCDGQEDCQDGSDEQNCLVIVPRKVITAALIGSLVCGLLLVIALGCAFKLYSLRSREYRAFETQMTRLEAEFVRREAPPSYGQLIAQGLIPPVEDFPAVSDSQVSMLQNIRTAMRRQMRRHSSRRASSRRRLGRLWNRLFHRPRARGQIPLLTSSLLSQARFGETDPGRGEDIWPSPVTPPETLNTETQTSSQEGDSSDSADHQVHPERGSAEQLPLNVLPQDHSDSRAEMETEMSDSENPCHGYFNPAIRENPGVRLGETSSAELLDAFYLRTHSHRPIKDPLRLPLKNSGHPDSSANVQNQGNEQPRSCASSCHDEPLGVYDHYEHTVLVPTPPTSHPLSESSTSDDESLLIC, encoded by the exons ATGGGGCTAACGTCGTGTCCGACCGATGAGTTTCTCTGCGGGAATGGGAAGTGTATCCCGAATACTTGGCGGTGCAACTCCGTAGATGAATGTGGAGATAACTCGGATGAACAGAACTGTACGAACCCTTCCACCGAGATACGGACCACCCTGTGTCCTGTGGGAACGTTCCCCTGCAGCTCGGCTCACTCCACGCAATGTATGTCTAACGAATTGAGGTGCAACTCGGTAAAAGACTGCATGTCCGGCGCCGATGAAGAGAATTGTCCCGAACTTACCTGCGGCGGAAAACTCAGCAACTTCTATGGCTCTTTTGCTTCACCAGACTTATTCCGCCCAGATCACAGCCGGTCGGATCTTCGTTGTGTTTGGTACGTAGACACTCAAGACAATCGCCACGTCATTCTTCAGATTGACCTGTTGCTGGGCTACAGCGATTACGTGAAAGTATACGAAGGGATCGGCGAGAGGAGCGATAGACTGTTGCAAACCCTCTCCTTCCGCAACAACCGCCACACGGTCAGTGCCGAGTCTGCCAATGGCCAGCTCACCCTGTCATACCACGCGCGACCGAAGAGCATGGGCCACGGTTTTAACGCCACTTACCAAGTTAAAGGCTACTGCCTGCCATGGGAGCAGCCCTGTGGAAATGATGATATCTGTTACTCGGAACGTCAGACTTGTGATGGTTGGTGGCACTGCCCCAACGGCAAAGACGAAGAAAACTGTAAACCCTGTCAAAGCAACGAGTATCCTTGCGAGGGAGGAAGCGGCTTGTGCTACTCTTACCTCGACCGCTGCAATAATCAGAAAAACTGCCCAGATGGCTCTGATGAAAAAAACTGCTTCACGTGCCAACCGGGGAATTTTCACTGTGGGACCAACTTGTGTATTTTCGAAACGTGGCGCTGCGACGGACAAGAAGATTGCCAGGACGGAAGCGATGAACAGAACTGCCTGGTGATTGTGCCTAGAAAGGTCATCACTGCTGCTTTGATTGGCAGCTTGGTGTGCGGTCTGCTCTTGGTCATCGCCTTGGGCTGCGCCTTCAAGCTATATTCTCTTCGAAGCCGGGAGTATAG ggcaTTTGAAACCCAAATGACCCGCTTAGAGGCGGAGTTTGTGAGACGCGAGGCTCCTCCTTCTTACGGGCAGCTCATTGCACAGGGGCTCATTCCTCCCGTTGAAGATTTTCCAGCTGTCAGTGACTCTCAA GTGTCCATGCTGCAAAACATCCGTACGGCAATGCGACGGCAGATGAGGCGACATTCTTCGAGAAGGGCTTCCTCCAGGAGACGTCTGGGAAGACTTTGGAACAGATTATTCCATCGTCCCCGAGCGAGGGGGCAAATCCCCCTCCTGACCTCATCACTCCTTTCTCAGGCTCGGTTCGGGGAGACAGACCCCGGTAGAGGTGAAGACATCTGGCCAAGCCCTGTGACCCCTCCGGAAACTTTAAACACCGAAACACAAACTTCTAGCCAAGAAGGAGACAGTTCTGATTCTGCGGACCACCAGGTGCATCCGGAACGGGGGTCTGCGGAGCAGCTTCCTCTAAATGTCCTGCCGCAGGATCACTCTGACTCTCGAGCAGAGATGGAGACAGAGATGTCAGACTCTGAAAACCCTTGCCATGGGTATTTCAATCCAGCCATAAGGGAAAACCCAGGAGTGAGACTCGGAGAGACGTCTTCGGCTGAACTCTTGGACGCGTTTTATTTAAGGACCCATAGCCATAGACCTATCAAGGACCCATTACGATTGCCTTTAAAAAACTCTGGCCACCCAGACAGCTCAGCGAATGTCCAAAATCAGGGGAACGAGCAGCCGCGGAGCTGTGCATCTTCTTGCCATGACGAGCCTTTGGGGGTCTATGACCATTATGAACACACAGTGTTGGTGCCAACGCCGCCGACCTCGCACCCCCTGTCGGAGAGCAGCACTAGTGACGACGAATCTTTATTAATTTGCTAA